One genomic segment of Kogia breviceps isolate mKogBre1 chromosome 11, mKogBre1 haplotype 1, whole genome shotgun sequence includes these proteins:
- the ANKRD53 gene encoding ankyrin repeat domain-containing protein 53 → MSNLQDDWAAGVGWQAGRRRGRGGEQGRHRDPRPRAPARPQERELEPWRAAAPLRGRPRAAGGEGVSQLRRRLGGPAARRPRWAWERVCGRRGAGNRSGLPEWPGVERRGSAGSVSLGEVWDQRAIGSYHELFAASLGNLEWLRFCLNRHRGEILADDKGFTAIHFAAQSGKLACLQVLVEEYKFPADLPTNNGQTPLHLVIHSDKTMALPCIHYLIKQGAALNTQTCNGSTPLHLAAREGLLSCVKVLVQKGANVHAQDAMGCKPIDYCKIWNHRICARFLKDAMWKQDKKDFAHEMGKLKRLKNQLALMEEDYLTEYQKEHQILREADFKKWLHRKLLPQGQSLIRNTQGEPRPPPQATVLSKTPKHGALWPPKSFYPSREASLRQTLQPSQPSVMPIPTCKQPMVRRPKVWNRSNNPVRSPTAPIGYPQGIRLGVHPDPRPEHDFRCFLEVRSDGHGGALLRTVAGNQVAPVPRLPLEVIIRELYPSVQPCRMKVPQGFCSVTMREVPRKRRLGDGTFWTDTLSMNLRETFDEGFLAAVRAHQRLPTLPSPKPPPT, encoded by the exons ATGTCGAATCTCCAGGACGACTGGGCcgcgggggtggggtggcaggctGGGCGGCGCCGGGGCCGAGGAGGCGAGCAGGGCCGACACCGCGACCCTCGCCCGAGAGCGCCCGCCCGCCCCCAGGAACGCGAACTGGAACCGTGGCGGGCGGCGGCGCCGCTCAGGGGTCGTCCCCGTGCGGCTGGAGGAGAAGGTGTCAGCCAGCTGCGGCGGCGACTCggcggcccggcggcccggcggcccAGGTGGGCCTGGGAGCGGGTGTGCGGGCGTCGGGGCGCGGGAAACCGCTCGGGCCTCCCGGAGTGGCCTGGCGTGGAGCGGCGGGGGTCGGCCGG CTCCGTGAGTCTAGGCGAGGTGTGGGACCAGAGGGCGATCGGGAGCTACCACGAGCTGTTCGCGGCCTCGTTGGGCAACCTGGAATGGTTGCGGTTCTGTCTAAATCGGCACCGTGGGGAAATCCTGGCCGATGACAAG GGTTTCACTGCCATCCACTTTGCAGCCCAGAGCGGCAAGCTTGCATGCCTGCAGGTCTTGGTAGAGGAGTACAAGTTTCCCGCGGACCTGCCCACCAACAATGGCCAGACACCTCTACACCTTGTCATCCACAGTGACAAGACCATGGCCCTCCCCTGCATTCACTATCTGATTAAGCAAGGGGCGGCCCTCAACAC TCAGACATGCAACGGCTCCACACCCCTGCACCTGGCAGCCCGCGAGGGCCTGCTGAGCTGTGTGAAGGTCCTGGTGCAGAAAGGTGCCAATGTTCATGCCCAAGATGCCATGGGCTGCAAGCCCATCGACTACTGCAAAATATGGAACCACCGCATCTGTGCCCG GTTCTTGAAGGATGCCATGTGGAAACAGGACAAGAAGGACTTTGCCCatgagatggggaaactgaagaggCTCAAGAACCAGCTGGCCCTCATGGAGGAGGACTACCTGACTGAGTATCAA AAAGAGCACCAAATTCTGAGAGAAGCTGACTTCAAGAAGTGGCTCCATCGCAAGCTGCTGCCCCAAGGCCAATCCCTGATCCGCAACACTCAGGGAGAGCCCCGTCCTCCACCCCAGGCCACTGTGCTCTCCAAGACCCCCAAGCACGGGGCACTGTGGCCTCCCAAGAGCTTCTACCCCTCCCGAGAGGCGAGCCTGCGACAGACACTGCAGCCCAGTCAGCCCTCGGTGATGCCTATACCCACCTGCAAGCAGCCCATGGTCAGGCGGCCCAAGGTGTGGAATCGCAGCAACAACCCTGTCAGATCCCCCACCGCCCCGATCGGCTACCCTCAGGGCATCCGCCTGGGCGTGCATCCCGACCCCAGGCCGGAGCACGACTTCCGCTGCTTCCTCGAGGTGAGGTCCGACGGGCACGGCGGTGCGCTCCTGCGCACGGTGGCCGGCAACCAGGTGGCGCCTGTGCCCCGGCTGCCTTTAGAGGTGATAATCCGCGAGCTGTACCCATCGGTGCAGCCGTGCAGGATGAAGGTGCCCCAGGGCTTCTGTTCTGTCACCATGAGAGAGGTGCCCCGGAAGCGGCGCCTGGGTGATGGCACCTTCTGGACCGACACTCTGAGCATGAACCTGCGCGAGACATTTGACGAAGGCTTCCTGGCAGCTGTGCGGGCCCATCAAAGGCTCCCCACTCTGCCCTCCCCCAAACCACCCCCCACTTAA